From the genome of Pseudomonas sp. WJP1:
CATTCATGGCCGAATGGATGGTGGTAATCGACACGTACTCGAGCCCGATGGCCTGATCCAGCAGTCGCAACAACGGCACGCCGCAGTTGGTCGTGCAGGAGGCGTTGGACACCAGCAACTCATCACCCGTCAGGCAATCCTGGTTCACGCCGTACACGATGGTGGCATCGACATCCGCCTCGCTTGCCATCGGCTGGGAAAACAGCACGCGCGGTGCGCCGGCGTCGAGGAACCGCTGGCCGTCTTCGCGAGTGTGGTAAGCGCCGGAGCATTCCAGCACCAGGTCGACGCCCAACGACGCCCAATCGATGCCTTCGGGAGTGGCACTGCGCAGGACCTTCACGCAGTCGCCATTAATATGCAGACAATCGCCATCGACCCTGACCTCACCGGGAAAGCGCCCGTGGGTGGAGTCGAAGCGTGTCAGGTATTCGATGCTGGCCATGTCGGCCAGATCGTTGATTGCGACAATCTCGAACCCGGCCTTATCGCCTCGCTCGAACAACGCACGCAAGACGCAACGACCAATCCGGCCGTAGCCGTTGAGTGCAACTTTGTAGGGACGCGGTTGAGGCATGGGGGTTCTCGATAAACGCAGTCAGACGAATCTCGTTAACAACACAACCCTTGTAGGAGCGAGCCTGCTCGCGATGGTGGACCAGA
Proteins encoded in this window:
- the epd gene encoding erythrose-4-phosphate dehydrogenase, with product MPQPRPYKVALNGYGRIGRCVLRALFERGDKAGFEIVAINDLADMASIEYLTRFDSTHGRFPGEVRVDGDCLHINGDCVKVLRSATPEGIDWASLGVDLVLECSGAYHTREDGQRFLDAGAPRVLFSQPMASEADVDATIVYGVNQDCLTGDELLVSNASCTTNCGVPLLRLLDQAIGLEYVSITTIHSAMNDQPVIDAYHHEDLRRTRSAFQSVIPVSTGLARGIERLLPELAGRIQAKAVRVPTVNVSCLDITMQTVSDTDATEVNRILREAATRGPLKGLLAYTELPHASCDFNHDPHSAIVDASQTRVSGPRLVNILAWFDNEWGFANRMLDVAEHYLHTASTKPAL